CACCTACAACGATTACAAAAACAACAACAGAAGTTTTTAAAATTACAATCATGTTATTTGCTCCTGCAGCCTCTTTAGTTCCTTTTACCAAAATTGAAGTAACAATTAAAACAATGATAAATGCTGGTAAATTGAATGCAAAGCTTGGCTCTGTTAAACCATGACTCACCGCATATTGTTTTGCTGTAGAAAAGTCATTCGTTAAATAATAAGGCAGCTCTATATTAATAATTTTCAAAAATTTATTAAAATATCCGGACCACGAAACGGCGACCGTCATAGACCCCATCGCATATTCTAAAACCAATCCCCAACCGATAAGCCAGGCAAAAACTTCACCTACCGTTCCGTAAGCATAGGCATATGCAGAACCTTCAACAGGTAATAAAGCAGCAAATTCTGCATAACAGAGTGCTGCAAAGATACAGGCGATCCCTGCAACGACGAATGATAAAGCTAAAGCAGGACCCGCATGATAGTAAGCGCCGGTACCTGTAAGTACAAAAATTCCACCTCCGATAATTGCTCCGATACCAATAGCAGTAAGGCTCCACTTCCCTAGAACTCTCTTGAGCTCACTCTTTTTCATATCAGCCTCATAGGCTCCTAATGGTTTTGTTTTCCAAATATTTGACATATTGTTTTCCTTGTTTTAAAGATTTACGAAAATATAAAAAATTTAGAGACCTTAATATTTATTGATAAACTTTTGTCAATTTATTTTAATTTTAAATTATACAAAACTGATTTACACCTATTTTAATGCATTTTTAAGATGCTACAATTTTTACTTATTTTTGAAGCCATGAATATGTACGACCTCTTCATAAAACCTTACGAATCTGCCACAGTATTACACATCTTTCTTGAAGCTATCGCCACTGTTTTAGGCATTATGAGCGTGTTTTTTTCAATAAAGAAAAACATTTGGGTATATCCCACAGGAATCGTTTCCACCATAATATATGTGTATCTTCTTTTTATCGCCGGCTTGCTTGGAGACTGCATGATTAATGTCTATTACTCCGTAATGAGCGTGTATGGATGGATTTTGTGGAATAAAAATTCTGAAGACCAAATTCACGTAGATGTTTCTTGGGCAAAAAAGAAAGAATGGATGATGGCGGCAATACTTTTCATCTTAAGCATCTTTCTCGTGATGATTATTTATTACTACAAACCTTATATTGACAATCATTTTTCTATGGAAAATATAGAGTTTGGTTTTTATCATCTCGATTGGGCAAATTGGCTGGATGTTTTTACGACCTCTGTATTTTTGATTGGCATGTGGCTCATGGCAAAAAGACGCATTGAGAGTTGGTTTTTCTGGATTTTGGGCGACCTCATTTCTATCCCGATGTATATTTATAAAGGATATGGTATCACTTCGGTTCAATATTTGGTATTTACTGTAATGGCTATCATTGGATATGTCAATTGGAAAAAAAGTTTTAAAGAAAAATACAGAGTACAATTATGAAAAATATATTAAAAATAACAGCAGTTCTTTTATTAGGATTTAGTTTGACATCCTGCGCTGTTTACAGTGACAACAATGCTTACGGAGACCCATATTATGATAGCGGATACTATTATGCACCTTCAGGCTATTATGGCTCTGGTGGATATTATGGTAATGACGGATATTATTATAGAAATGATATGCAATATTATTATGACAACGGCGTACCTTACTATTACGGAAACAACAGAAATAAAGTCTATGTACAACGTAATTCTGGCGCTGTAGGAAAGGTAACAACAAGTCAAAGACCGAATAACGGCATAGGTAACGGAAATAATAATTCTTACCGAAACAATAATAGTCAAAGACCTAATAATAATAATAATAATAATAATAATAATAATAATAATAATAATAATAATAATACTCCGCCACGAAATAACACAAACAACGGAGTAAGAAACCCAAGTAACTCAGGTTTCCGTAATCAAAATCAGGGAAACAGTGGAACAAGAAATCAGACGCAACCCACACAAAACAATAGCGGAAACTACAGAAACAATACACAGACAACGCCTCAGAACAATAATAATTCAGACAACAATCCTCAAAGAAGCGGATTCAGAAGATAATTATTCTAAATATTGAAACGGACAGCAATCGCTGTTCGTTTTTTGTTATAATTATATTAATTTTGCAGGCTAATTTTAGAGAAAATAAAGTATGGAATTTTATAAATATCAAGGAACAGGAAACGACTTTGTAATGCTCGACAACCGTTCCGGAGAGTGGGATAATTTATCTATCATCAATATTAAAAAACTTTGCGACCGTCGTTTTGGCATCGGTGCAGACGGATTAATTAAGATAAACTCAGCAGAAGGCGTAGATTTTGAAGTTGATTATTACAATTCTGATGGCTCAAAAAGCTTCTGTGGAAACGGAGCTCGTTGCTCGGTAGCTTTCGCTCACTTCCTTTCTATTTTTAAAGATAACAAAACGGTATTTACGGCAATTGACGGACTTCATGAAGCTGAAATCAACGGAAATATTGTAAAACTAAAAATGAGCGATGTTACAGCCATTACCAATGATGGTGATGATTCAGTTTTAGATACAGGCTCGCCTCATTACATTAAATATGTTGAAGACATTGCTAATTTCAATGTTTTTGCAGAAGGAAATAGCATCAGATACTCTGAAAATTATAAAGAAAAAGGCATCAATGTCAACTTTGTAGAAAATATTTCTAATGATGAAATTTTCGTAAGAACCTATGAACGAGGCGTTGAGGATGAAACTTACAGTTGTGGCACAGGAGTTACGGCTTCTGCTTTAACTTTTCTT
The sequence above is a segment of the Chryseobacterium turcicum genome. Coding sequences within it:
- the pnuC gene encoding nicotinamide riboside transporter PnuC codes for the protein MNMYDLFIKPYESATVLHIFLEAIATVLGIMSVFFSIKKNIWVYPTGIVSTIIYVYLLFIAGLLGDCMINVYYSVMSVYGWILWNKNSEDQIHVDVSWAKKKEWMMAAILFILSIFLVMIIYYYKPYIDNHFSMENIEFGFYHLDWANWLDVFTTSVFLIGMWLMAKRRIESWFFWILGDLISIPMYIYKGYGITSVQYLVFTVMAIIGYVNWKKSFKEKYRVQL
- the dapF gene encoding diaminopimelate epimerase, which gives rise to MEFYKYQGTGNDFVMLDNRSGEWDNLSIINIKKLCDRRFGIGADGLIKINSAEGVDFEVDYYNSDGSKSFCGNGARCSVAFAHFLSIFKDNKTVFTAIDGLHEAEINGNIVKLKMSDVTAITNDGDDSVLDTGSPHYIKYVEDIANFNVFAEGNSIRYSENYKEKGINVNFVENISNDEIFVRTYERGVEDETYSCGTGVTASALTFLKKSNLTSIKVKTLGGDLKVYAEKEGETFRQIWLEGPAKQVFRGNIDIL